A genomic segment from Armatimonadota bacterium encodes:
- a CDS encoding LPS-assembly protein LptD has translation MRPLPAAILMALPCAALAQSGGTGLATEVGKALGAKPRPGNPLDPKGTPGLPERDSSLPEPQADVNVFQLVQADRWKRVGDQIVLDGGVQCHYKGYDLFADHIEGDLVTNVFTLTGSARLVGKDGIVRGDIITADLDAKTFRAGKAAAQLRPDLLQGRVVDDVYIWGAETYGDPKTIHTHDGGLTTCNLDHPHYTIDSKDITIRTGKRIILRNSKFVVLGRTLFRIPYLAIPLDTKRERYTPQIGSDPTTGFFIKNRIGIPIRGNNSLDADLDYYSKLGFGIGGIFGYAGSAYDGYLRAYGILGDTNTVELRSQHNQDFGSGAQFTMSNNYQQRNQFNAPQNTSLNTQASLTLPRGGQGQARGQNTTRLTLIRNSNESPSFFSKNQVWGLYDQERWGKTTSATLNLKWATYESGSSNGTPVHREQVDVQVRAQQETSKGQAELEYSRSIPVGEVANFFSAQDRTPVLSFRTDSRKLLGEDAKPWLPFTAEMSLGEYADPGSRGKITRSFFDFSANRAMQSGKGFGFGLQGRFRQGIYSDDTAQFALQVNPTLRYGFSNDTGLNIRYNYLRAHGYSPLSQDRVGETNLATADLSVRALPTLKLGVQTGYDLLASERPGVLSAWQQLGIRTEWTPNDAFQLRAWPVYDTANRRWGNVRLDADYGYGDLYLSVGARYDSPRHTWGTVNFRADGLTFGKTRLSVQGAFNGYLNKWESIWYSASYDLHCWEAVLQVADNKTGFRAGQQIFFGVRLKAFPFDTSFGTGTRGQPIGTGTGMGY, from the coding sequence GTGAGGCCGCTGCCGGCGGCGATTCTGATGGCGCTTCCCTGCGCGGCGCTCGCACAAAGTGGGGGCACGGGTCTGGCCACCGAGGTTGGAAAGGCGCTTGGCGCAAAGCCGAGGCCCGGCAACCCGCTCGATCCCAAGGGCACCCCTGGGCTACCCGAGCGCGACTCCTCCCTTCCTGAACCCCAGGCGGACGTCAACGTCTTTCAGTTGGTCCAAGCCGATCGTTGGAAACGAGTGGGTGACCAGATCGTGCTCGACGGCGGGGTGCAGTGCCACTACAAGGGCTACGACCTTTTCGCCGATCACATCGAGGGCGACCTCGTCACCAACGTGTTCACCCTCACAGGGAGCGCCCGACTGGTCGGCAAGGACGGGATCGTGCGCGGCGACATCATCACCGCCGACCTCGACGCCAAGACATTTCGCGCAGGCAAAGCCGCGGCCCAGCTCCGTCCGGATCTCCTTCAGGGCCGCGTGGTGGACGACGTCTACATCTGGGGCGCTGAGACCTATGGCGACCCCAAGACCATCCACACCCACGATGGCGGCCTGACAACGTGCAACCTGGACCATCCCCACTACACGATCGACTCGAAAGATATCACGATCCGTACCGGCAAGCGGATCATTCTGAGAAACTCGAAGTTCGTGGTCCTCGGGCGAACGCTTTTTCGGATTCCCTATCTGGCGATCCCGCTCGACACGAAGAGGGAACGATACACGCCCCAGATTGGGAGCGACCCTACCACGGGCTTCTTCATCAAGAACCGCATCGGCATCCCGATCCGGGGCAATAACTCGCTGGACGCCGACCTCGACTATTACTCCAAGCTGGGCTTCGGGATTGGAGGCATTTTCGGCTATGCGGGGAGCGCTTACGACGGCTACCTAAGGGCCTATGGGATCCTCGGCGACACCAACACGGTGGAACTCCGCTCCCAGCACAACCAGGATTTTGGCTCGGGCGCGCAGTTCACGATGTCGAACAATTATCAGCAGCGCAACCAGTTCAACGCACCGCAGAACACGAGCCTGAACACCCAGGCGTCACTCACCCTTCCGAGGGGCGGCCAGGGCCAAGCCCGGGGCCAGAACACGACTCGGCTGACCTTAATACGCAACTCCAACGAGTCGCCATCTTTTTTCAGCAAGAACCAGGTCTGGGGTCTCTACGATCAAGAGCGATGGGGCAAGACGACCTCTGCGACCCTCAACCTTAAGTGGGCCACCTATGAGTCGGGCTCTTCGAACGGCACCCCGGTCCACCGGGAACAGGTCGACGTGCAGGTGCGCGCCCAGCAGGAAACCTCAAAGGGCCAGGCCGAGCTTGAATACTCGCGGAGCATCCCTGTCGGCGAGGTGGCGAACTTCTTCAGCGCGCAGGATAGAACCCCGGTCCTCTCCTTCCGCACCGACTCCCGGAAGCTGCTCGGCGAAGACGCGAAGCCCTGGCTTCCCTTCACCGCCGAAATGAGCCTTGGTGAGTATGCCGATCCGGGTTCAAGGGGCAAGATCACCAGGTCGTTCTTCGATTTCTCTGCCAACCGGGCGATGCAGAGCGGGAAAGGGTTCGGTTTTGGGCTTCAGGGCCGCTTCCGGCAAGGAATCTACAGCGACGACACGGCCCAATTCGCCCTCCAAGTCAATCCGACGTTGCGCTACGGGTTCAGTAACGACACGGGGCTGAACATCCGCTACAACTACTTGCGGGCTCATGGATACTCGCCGCTCTCTCAAGATCGTGTGGGCGAAACCAACCTCGCTACGGCCGACCTGAGCGTTCGTGCCCTGCCAACGCTGAAACTGGGGGTCCAGACCGGTTACGACCTGCTGGCATCGGAGCGCCCCGGCGTGCTTTCCGCTTGGCAGCAGCTCGGCATACGCACCGAATGGACCCCGAACGACGCCTTTCAGCTTCGCGCTTGGCCCGTGTACGACACCGCAAACCGTCGGTGGGGCAACGTCCGCCTCGACGCCGACTACGGGTACGGCGACCTCTATCTTTCAGTGGGCGCCCGGTATGACTCCCCCCGGCACACTTGGGGCACCGTGAACTTCCGGGCGGACGGTTTGACCTTCGGCAAAACGCGCCTGAGCGTGCAGGGCGCGTTCAACGGGTACCTGAACAAGTGGGAGTCGATCTGGTATTCGGCAAGCTACGACCTCCATTGCTGGGAAGCCGTGCTTCAGGTGGCCGACAACAAGACCGGTTTCCGCGCTGGGCAGCAGATCTTCTTTGGGGTGCGCCTGAAGGCGTTCCCGTTCGACACGAGCTTTGGCACCGGCACCCGCGGCCAGCCGATCGGCACGGGTACGGGTATGGGGTACTAG
- a CDS encoding endonuclease III — protein sequence MPRPSAQARPGSKQLADSRRQSRLRRTWTPAAILALIEALEARYGTADPHPRCEPVDELISCILTQHTTDATAFPAFDRMKAKFPSWEQVVAAGESEIANLIRTVGLANQKARNILACLREIHARNGGYHLENLQTLPPLEARTWLMELPGVGPKTASIVLSFAFGMDVIPVDTHVYRVSWRLGLIPEGCGENKAHDLLLDLVPAGMAFRYHVALIRHGRETCKAPIPLCEACNVRESCAWLKSNGPAKRRKEMSANRKGRSS from the coding sequence ATGCCCCGACCGTCCGCGCAAGCAAGGCCCGGCTCCAAGCAACTCGCGGACAGCCGCCGCCAATCGCGACTGCGCCGCACCTGGACCCCGGCGGCGATCCTTGCCCTCATCGAAGCGCTTGAGGCCCGGTACGGGACCGCCGACCCCCACCCGCGCTGCGAGCCGGTGGACGAGCTCATCTCGTGCATCCTCACCCAGCACACGACCGACGCCACGGCCTTCCCCGCCTTTGACCGGATGAAGGCCAAGTTCCCGAGTTGGGAACAGGTGGTGGCGGCAGGGGAATCAGAGATTGCCAACCTCATCCGAACGGTCGGGCTGGCCAATCAGAAGGCCCGCAACATCCTTGCCTGTTTGCGCGAGATCCACGCCCGAAACGGCGGCTACCACCTTGAAAACCTGCAAACCCTGCCGCCGCTCGAAGCCCGGACCTGGCTCATGGAGCTACCGGGAGTCGGCCCCAAAACCGCCTCGATCGTGCTGAGCTTTGCGTTCGGGATGGACGTCATCCCGGTAGACACCCACGTCTACCGTGTGTCCTGGCGGCTGGGGTTGATCCCGGAGGGTTGCGGCGAAAACAAAGCGCACGACCTTCTGCTCGACCTGGTGCCGGCGGGCATGGCGTTTCGATACCATGTTGCGCTGATCCGGCACGGCCGGGAGACCTGCAAGGCGCCCATACCGCTCTGTGAGGCCTGCAATGTCCGAGAGTCCTGCGCTTGGCTTAAGTCCAACGGCCCGGCGAAGCGCCGCAAGGAAATGAGCGCCAACAGGAAGGGCCGAAGCTCATGA
- a CDS encoding LptF/LptG family permease produces MKKLDSYVLKELVLPFLVGTVAVVLMFQANMLIFQLKTFSVSSVPLTATLQTILYSTPGFLRMTLPVGTSLAAALAISRLARESELNAMRIAGAPLLRICIPVAFFGLAVAAGNFWISEKVMPVTEVGARKIMQQVGLLGVMPDFKSNVVINLPNYSANIGSVSKTNDNTLRLYDVILFERPDADVISVIRAKTGEYKDGVWTFHGTKYWWFKGDSVVDFKSGKPVVINDPITISDFFTTELDTESNAATLAQSIAERKKTGVDSTWAQVLYHTHFSIPASSIIFAFVSPVFAVLFARSGSYMGLFLSILICGLYYNAHIVCTEVLGRHGWLSPVLAAWAPNILFLALGVLAVRRLE; encoded by the coding sequence TTGAAGAAGCTCGATAGCTACGTGCTGAAAGAACTCGTGCTGCCGTTCTTGGTCGGCACGGTCGCCGTCGTGCTCATGTTCCAGGCGAACATGCTCATCTTTCAGCTCAAAACGTTCTCGGTCTCGAGCGTCCCGCTGACTGCCACTCTCCAAACGATCCTCTATAGCACACCCGGCTTCCTGCGGATGACTCTTCCAGTCGGAACCTCCCTTGCTGCGGCACTCGCCATTTCGCGTCTGGCGAGGGAAAGCGAGCTCAACGCCATGCGCATCGCCGGCGCGCCGCTTCTTAGGATCTGCATCCCCGTGGCGTTCTTCGGGCTGGCGGTCGCAGCGGGCAACTTCTGGATCTCGGAGAAGGTGATGCCCGTGACCGAGGTCGGCGCCCGCAAAATCATGCAGCAGGTGGGGCTCCTCGGCGTCATGCCGGACTTCAAGAGCAACGTCGTGATCAACCTGCCGAACTACTCGGCGAACATCGGCTCCGTCTCAAAGACCAACGACAACACGCTAAGGCTCTACGACGTGATCCTCTTTGAGCGGCCCGATGCCGACGTGATCAGCGTCATCCGCGCCAAAACCGGCGAATACAAGGACGGCGTCTGGACCTTCCACGGCACCAAGTACTGGTGGTTCAAGGGCGACAGCGTCGTGGACTTCAAGTCCGGCAAGCCCGTAGTCATCAACGACCCGATCACCATTTCGGACTTCTTCACCACCGAACTCGACACGGAGTCCAATGCCGCAACCCTGGCTCAGAGCATCGCCGAGCGCAAGAAGACAGGCGTCGATTCCACGTGGGCCCAAGTGCTTTACCACACGCACTTCAGCATCCCCGCTTCCTCGATCATCTTTGCATTCGTTTCACCCGTGTTCGCCGTGCTCTTCGCCCGCAGCGGAAGCTACATGGGTCTCTTTCTCAGCATCCTGATCTGCGGCCTCTACTATAACGCGCATATCGTGTGTACCGAGGTTCTGGGCAGGCATGGCTGGCTGAGCCCCGTGCTGGCGGCATGGGCGCCCAACATCCTCTTTCTGGCTTTGGGAGTGCTGGCGGTGCGGAGGTTGGAGTGA
- the plsY gene encoding glycerol-3-phosphate 1-O-acyltransferase PlsY encodes MTHLLLALGAYVLGAIPFGVLAARLRGVDLAKVGSGSTGATNVHRALGWQWSLPVFLLDVGKGFIPALLARGLIEEHATAWSLGIGLCAVLGHCASPFLRFRGGKGVATGLGAILGSTPLAAAGALAVFVLIMVATQYVSLGSLLATGSLLIFDYIFISPIPVVAGHGLLVAMVWYRHRSNIKRLREGKEPKFKFKNKDRADGGYDRTSQDVTSQIGGAVVECPDRPGNSGEDEPSDGEPAPAKDAAGREC; translated from the coding sequence ATGACGCACCTGCTTCTTGCCCTTGGCGCCTACGTTCTTGGCGCGATTCCGTTTGGGGTGCTCGCCGCCAGGCTGCGCGGTGTCGATCTGGCGAAAGTGGGCAGCGGAAGCACCGGCGCGACGAACGTCCACCGCGCGCTCGGCTGGCAATGGAGCCTCCCGGTGTTCCTGCTCGACGTGGGCAAGGGGTTTATTCCAGCGCTCCTCGCAAGGGGTCTCATCGAGGAACATGCGACGGCGTGGTCCCTTGGGATCGGGCTCTGCGCGGTACTGGGACACTGCGCGTCGCCATTCCTCAGATTCAGGGGCGGCAAGGGGGTCGCGACGGGGCTTGGCGCGATCTTGGGGAGTACGCCATTGGCGGCGGCCGGCGCGCTGGCGGTGTTTGTGCTCATCATGGTTGCCACGCAGTACGTGAGCCTGGGATCACTCCTCGCCACAGGCTCTTTGCTCATCTTCGATTACATCTTCATCAGCCCCATCCCGGTGGTGGCGGGCCATGGACTGCTGGTGGCGATGGTCTGGTACCGTCATCGAAGCAACATCAAGCGCCTGAGAGAAGGGAAGGAACCGAAATTCAAGTTCAAGAACAAAGATAGGGCCGATGGCGGATATGATCGAACATCGCAAGACGTTACCAGTCAGATAGGAGGCGCCGTCGTGGAGTGCCCTGATCGACCTGGCAATAGCGGGGAAGACGAGCCATCCGACGGTGAACCGGCTCCGGCCAAGGACGCAGCAGGACGAGAATGCTAG
- a CDS encoding zinc ribbon domain-containing protein: protein MLAQFENPGSLAFGCFIWAPLAVWIISLVHWMIMGEIDAISGVFGIFVAFGMGYLGLNPPFPDFAMIDFVAVLATVILAPMTRVAMNRSALSALDVEAIGRAYELLASKPDNFGAKFRLARSLYNKGIVGHAIAIADSALKNVPERMFPEEFRMLQQWKAHAGKLDAQERIRCFECGVPNYPGAVFCSRCGAPYLLDYAQGRWMKSTMVKRVLVTWIFAMLCVIGIPTAAVTMPLFLAVPTIVLLMALGVILLVSGFRDGGGNKP from the coding sequence ATGCTAGCTCAGTTTGAGAATCCAGGATCGCTGGCCTTTGGGTGCTTCATATGGGCGCCCCTGGCGGTCTGGATCATCTCGCTGGTGCACTGGATGATCATGGGCGAGATCGATGCGATCTCAGGGGTCTTCGGCATCTTCGTCGCCTTTGGCATGGGCTACCTGGGCCTGAATCCGCCCTTTCCTGATTTCGCGATGATTGACTTCGTCGCTGTGCTCGCCACGGTGATCCTGGCGCCCATGACCCGCGTCGCGATGAACCGCTCGGCCCTCAGCGCCCTCGACGTCGAGGCCATCGGCCGCGCCTACGAACTCCTCGCCTCGAAGCCAGACAACTTCGGCGCGAAATTCCGCTTGGCCCGTTCGCTCTACAACAAGGGGATCGTCGGGCATGCGATCGCCATCGCCGACTCGGCGCTCAAGAACGTCCCTGAGCGAATGTTCCCCGAGGAGTTCCGGATGCTCCAGCAATGGAAAGCCCACGCGGGGAAATTGGATGCGCAAGAGCGGATTCGGTGCTTTGAGTGCGGCGTTCCAAACTACCCCGGCGCGGTCTTCTGCAGCCGCTGCGGCGCTCCTTACCTGCTCGACTATGCCCAAGGACGATGGATGAAATCGACGATGGTGAAGCGCGTCCTAGTGACGTGGATCTTCGCCATGCTGTGTGTAATCGGAATCCCCACAGCGGCGGTGACCATGCCGCTGTTTCTGGCGGTTCCGACCATCGTTCTCCTGATGGCCCTTGGTGTGATTCTGCTGGTCTCGGGCTTCAGGGATGGTGGCGGCAATAAGCCTTGA
- the trpB gene encoding tryptophan synthase subunit beta: MPQRPDAKGRFGAYGGRYVPETLIPALDELATAFDEAWASEEFRAEFNGLLKDYVGRPTPVTEATRLSEDTGLHVSIKREDLCHTGAHKINNAIGQCLLARRMGKKRIIAETGAGQHGVATATICALFGLECEVYMGVEDCKRQELNVFRMKLLGAKVNPVSSGTKTLKDALNEALRDWVANVRDTHYVIGSVAGPHPYPYMVREFQSVIGIEARAQYLERHGRLPDVGIACVGGGSNAAGFFAGFVDDPQVRLVGVEAAGRGLETPDHAAPLSAGSPGVLHGAYSYVMQDDDGQILPTHSVSAGLDYPGVGPEHSAMKDSGRVDYVAATDDEALSAFQWLARREGLIAAFESAHAFAMLRRPGLFEPGTRVLVNMSGRGDKDMESASRILAL, from the coding sequence ATGCCTCAACGACCCGATGCCAAGGGGCGGTTTGGCGCCTATGGCGGGCGCTACGTCCCCGAGACCCTGATTCCCGCCCTCGACGAACTGGCCACGGCCTTCGACGAGGCCTGGGCATCGGAGGAGTTTCGTGCCGAGTTCAATGGGCTGCTGAAGGACTATGTAGGTAGGCCCACCCCGGTCACCGAGGCCACTCGCCTATCTGAGGACACCGGTCTGCACGTCTCGATCAAGCGGGAGGACCTCTGTCACACGGGCGCGCACAAAATCAACAACGCGATCGGACAGTGTCTGCTCGCTCGGCGCATGGGCAAGAAACGGATCATCGCCGAGACCGGCGCGGGCCAGCACGGCGTGGCCACGGCCACCATCTGCGCGCTCTTTGGTCTGGAGTGCGAGGTGTACATGGGGGTCGAGGACTGCAAGAGGCAGGAGCTCAACGTCTTTCGCATGAAGCTCCTCGGGGCCAAAGTAAACCCAGTCTCCAGCGGCACCAAGACGCTCAAGGACGCCCTCAATGAGGCGCTCAGGGATTGGGTCGCCAACGTACGCGACACCCACTATGTGATCGGCAGCGTGGCCGGCCCGCACCCCTATCCCTATATGGTCCGGGAGTTTCAGTCGGTGATCGGGATCGAGGCCCGGGCGCAGTATCTGGAGCGGCACGGCCGGCTCCCCGACGTCGGCATCGCGTGTGTGGGAGGAGGATCCAACGCGGCGGGTTTCTTTGCCGGTTTCGTGGACGATCCCCAAGTCCGGCTAGTAGGTGTCGAAGCGGCGGGCCGCGGTCTGGAGACCCCCGATCACGCCGCCCCTTTGAGCGCAGGATCGCCGGGGGTGCTCCATGGCGCTTATAGCTATGTCATGCAGGATGACGATGGACAAATCCTGCCTACGCATTCGGTGTCTGCGGGTCTGGATTATCCGGGGGTCGGCCCCGAGCACTCCGCGATGAAGGACTCGGGGCGCGTGGACTATGTCGCGGCGACCGACGACGAGGCACTGTCGGCGTTTCAATGGCTCGCCAGGCGCGAGGGGCTCATCGCCGCGTTCGAGAGCGCGCACGCGTTCGCGATGCTAAGGCGGCCGGGGCTCTTTGAGCCTGGCACGCGGGTGCTGGTCAACATGTCCGGCCGAGGCGACAAAGACATGGAATCCGCCTCCCGGATTCTGGCTCTATAG
- a CDS encoding aspartate kinase produces the protein MKVRVMKFGGTSVATADARKKAAALVAAAKEQGWAPVVVVSAIGRRGDPYATDTLLGMLREVDPAVLPDAREEDLMIACGEILSAAVFSQTLKSLGLSAQGYRGGQAGIRTDGVFGNARIVSINPSSLFESVEAGRIPVICGFQGTYVPKPGVPGGELTTLGRGGSDTTAAAIGAAMKAAMVEIYTDVDGVKTADPDYVPDAPTLGKVTYDEVAEIAHLGAKVLHPRAAEIAMKFDIPLWVKSTFSDAPGTEIVKRADFPGSRVTGVTHTGRLVYLQFDLGAAPTDSRRSIEARVYEMLARYELNTYMMNHSPDGFGFALPREQYPAAENILDGLVLPAGTSATELFLVQIGKTPSRETEIQGDLLKPLGKVTTIPIELTENCTIVSLVGHEYLQQPGVYLDVLTELRNANIHVQQTSDSEFSLSCLVPEVDQRRAVRILHDRFVVGEHQ, from the coding sequence GTGAAAGTCCGCGTGATGAAGTTTGGCGGCACCAGCGTCGCGACGGCCGACGCCCGCAAGAAAGCCGCAGCCCTCGTCGCCGCCGCCAAGGAGCAAGGCTGGGCGCCGGTGGTCGTGGTCAGCGCCATCGGGCGGCGCGGCGATCCCTATGCCACCGACACCCTGCTCGGGATGCTGCGCGAGGTTGATCCCGCCGTGCTCCCTGACGCCCGCGAGGAGGACCTTATGATCGCCTGTGGCGAAATCCTCTCTGCGGCGGTGTTTTCCCAAACCCTAAAGTCGCTCGGGCTCTCGGCCCAAGGCTATCGGGGCGGACAAGCAGGCATCCGTACCGACGGCGTCTTCGGCAACGCGCGGATCGTCAGCATCAATCCCTCCTCGCTCTTTGAGTCCGTAGAGGCCGGCCGCATCCCCGTGATCTGCGGTTTCCAGGGCACCTACGTGCCGAAGCCGGGCGTGCCCGGCGGCGAGCTGACCACCCTCGGCCGCGGAGGCTCCGACACCACCGCCGCCGCCATTGGCGCCGCGATGAAGGCCGCGATGGTCGAAATCTACACCGACGTCGACGGCGTGAAAACCGCGGACCCCGACTACGTCCCGGACGCTCCCACCCTTGGCAAGGTGACCTATGACGAGGTCGCCGAAATAGCCCACCTGGGCGCCAAAGTGCTTCATCCCCGCGCCGCAGAGATCGCGATGAAGTTCGACATCCCGCTCTGGGTCAAGAGCACCTTCAGCGACGCTCCCGGCACCGAAATCGTCAAGCGCGCCGACTTCCCCGGCAGCCGCGTCACAGGCGTCACGCACACCGGACGTCTGGTCTATCTTCAGTTCGACCTTGGCGCCGCGCCAACGGATAGCCGACGCTCGATCGAGGCGCGAGTGTACGAGATGCTGGCCAGGTACGAGCTCAACACCTACATGATGAACCACAGCCCCGACGGCTTCGGGTTCGCGCTTCCCCGGGAGCAGTATCCTGCCGCCGAGAACATCCTCGACGGCCTCGTGCTTCCAGCCGGAACCTCGGCCACCGAGCTGTTTCTGGTCCAAATCGGCAAGACCCCGTCCCGCGAAACGGAGATCCAAGGCGACCTGCTCAAGCCGCTCGGCAAGGTCACCACGATCCCGATCGAACTCACCGAGAACTGCACGATCGTGTCGCTCGTGGGGCACGAGTACCTCCAGCAGCCCGGCGTCTATCTGGACGTCCTAACTGAGCTCCGCAACGCCAACATCCACGTCCAGCAGACCAGCGACTCAGAGTTTTCACTAAGCTGCCTCGTTCCGGAGGTGGACCAGAGGCGCGCCGTTCGCATCCTTCACGATCGCTTTGTGGTTGGCGAACACCAGTGA
- a CDS encoding peptidylprolyl isomerase translates to MRVVRFLLVVAWTLIGVLAAVPQAYQAQPGEVLLQLSVEGRGTIMIRMQTKEAPKTTEHILSLARRGFYDGQRFHEAIRTPRPYLVRLGDPLSKDPSKLDDPKMGTGGSGSKVAFENSGLSHDTGAVGLATVQGERNSGDSQFYIMLAPAKFLDGKYTVFGKVVAGMDVLGRVQKGDVVTSARVIVGQERS, encoded by the coding sequence ATGAGAGTTGTGAGATTCCTCTTGGTTGTGGCTTGGACGCTGATCGGCGTTCTCGCCGCCGTGCCGCAGGCCTATCAGGCTCAGCCTGGCGAGGTGCTGCTGCAACTCTCTGTCGAGGGCCGGGGCACGATTATGATCCGCATGCAGACCAAAGAAGCGCCCAAGACCACCGAGCACATTCTCTCGCTAGCGCGACGGGGATTCTACGACGGGCAGCGCTTCCACGAAGCGATCCGAACACCCAGGCCCTACCTGGTTCGACTCGGCGATCCGCTCAGCAAGGACCCCTCCAAGCTCGACGACCCCAAAATGGGCACGGGAGGCAGCGGATCGAAGGTCGCGTTTGAGAACTCCGGCCTTTCTCACGACACGGGCGCGGTCGGCCTCGCCACCGTTCAGGGGGAGCGGAACTCCGGCGACAGCCAGTTCTATATCATGCTCGCTCCTGCCAAGTTTCTCGATGGCAAGTACACGGTCTTCGGCAAGGTCGTGGCCGGGATGGACGTCCTTGGGCGTGTCCAGAAGGGCGACGTGGTGACCTCGGCCCGCGTGATCGTTGGGCAAGAGAGAAGCTAG
- a CDS encoding mannose-1-phosphate guanylyltransferase, producing MARLAAIMAGGSGERFWPASRASMPKQLLNLGDPNRSLLQEAVARVEPLVGKGNVSVLIGKPIEATVRASGVVPEANVIVEPAKRNTLGCLCWHAAHLLAEGRADATLAILTADHKIAPEEAFCASLATAFEAAEATGSLVTLGIRPTRPETGYGYIEVADGSSPSGVAYPVAAFREKPDLATAETYVAGGKHFWNSGMFVWTLAAFLRELEAVQPDAFAKTHRIAEYLALGSPAEAADVFEQLPSISIDFALMEHAKKVMVVPASFTWDDVGSWDALTRTLPNDASGNAIVGDALIADSNDCIVYNGASDQVVGLVGCEGLVVSVMGDAVLVCPKDRAQEVRKLVEALKAKGDPRV from the coding sequence ATGGCACGACTTGCAGCGATCATGGCCGGCGGCTCGGGCGAGAGGTTCTGGCCAGCCTCCCGGGCCTCGATGCCCAAACAACTCCTGAACCTCGGCGATCCGAACCGGTCGCTGCTTCAGGAGGCAGTGGCGAGGGTTGAGCCTCTCGTTGGCAAGGGAAATGTGTCCGTACTCATCGGCAAGCCGATCGAGGCGACGGTCCGGGCTTCCGGCGTGGTCCCCGAGGCCAACGTGATCGTGGAACCTGCGAAGCGTAACACGCTCGGGTGCCTCTGCTGGCATGCGGCGCACCTTCTGGCTGAGGGACGGGCCGACGCAACGCTCGCGATCCTGACGGCCGACCACAAGATCGCTCCGGAAGAGGCGTTCTGCGCCTCGCTTGCCACAGCGTTCGAGGCCGCCGAAGCCACCGGAAGCCTGGTGACGCTCGGCATCAGGCCGACCCGGCCCGAGACCGGATACGGGTACATCGAAGTCGCCGACGGGAGTTCTCCGAGCGGCGTAGCGTATCCGGTGGCGGCGTTTCGGGAAAAGCCCGACTTGGCAACCGCCGAAACCTACGTGGCCGGGGGAAAGCACTTTTGGAACTCGGGGATGTTTGTGTGGACGCTTGCGGCGTTCTTGCGCGAACTGGAGGCCGTTCAGCCGGATGCCTTTGCCAAGACCCATCGCATCGCCGAATACCTTGCTTTGGGCAGCCCTGCGGAAGCGGCGGACGTCTTCGAGCAGCTTCCCAGCATCTCGATTGACTTCGCGCTGATGGAGCATGCCAAGAAGGTCATGGTCGTGCCCGCGTCCTTCACTTGGGATGACGTGGGCTCATGGGACGCGCTGACCCGCACCCTGCCCAACGACGCGAGCGGCAACGCCATCGTGGGCGATGCCCTGATCGCGGATTCGAACGACTGCATCGTCTACAACGGCGCCTCGGACCAGGTGGTGGGGCTGGTGGGGTGCGAAGGGCTGGTGGTTTCTGTGATGGGCGATGCCGTGCTGGTGTGCCCCAAGGACCGGGCGCAAGAGGTCAGGAAGTTGGTGGAGGCGCTCAAGGCGAAAGGGGATCCGCGGGTCTAG
- a CDS encoding ABC-2 family transporter protein, with the protein MSRIWRVYRTFWVSSLARELEFRANFLAKLLQNATWVGFSLLVLLAIYRNTPSIANWGRGEAFILVATCFAMSALFSAMFFSLMEIPEHIRRGTLDYILTKPLDSQFWVSMRRFNFDRLGALLAGIVMLVIGLVQSGLHPSFWQWVAYLLLIKVAIALFYSANLIMMTTAIWLVRVDNLWVLGETVLDIARYPIDIFPMSVRRAFTYGIPLAFLATVPASQLTRGLNLIHVGIGVAWALGALLASRLFWLYATRNYASASS; encoded by the coding sequence ATGTCCCGCATTTGGCGCGTGTACCGCACGTTTTGGGTCAGCTCACTTGCCCGCGAGCTGGAGTTTCGCGCCAACTTCCTGGCCAAGCTGCTCCAAAACGCCACGTGGGTCGGGTTCTCCCTGCTCGTGCTTCTGGCGATCTATCGGAACACGCCGAGCATCGCCAATTGGGGACGGGGTGAGGCGTTCATTCTGGTGGCAACCTGTTTTGCGATGAGCGCGCTGTTCTCGGCGATGTTCTTCTCGCTGATGGAGATCCCCGAACACATTCGTCGGGGAACCCTCGATTACATCCTGACCAAGCCGCTCGATTCCCAGTTCTGGGTGTCGATGCGACGCTTCAATTTCGACCGCCTCGGGGCGCTCTTGGCGGGGATCGTGATGCTCGTGATCGGCCTCGTTCAGTCCGGCCTGCACCCAAGCTTCTGGCAGTGGGTTGCGTACCTGCTGCTCATCAAGGTCGCGATCGCCCTTTTCTATTCGGCGAACCTGATCATGATGACCACCGCCATCTGGCTGGTCCGAGTGGACAACCTGTGGGTGCTGGGGGAGACCGTGCTCGACATCGCCCGGTACCCGATCGACATCTTCCCGATGTCGGTGCGCAGGGCGTTCACCTATGGGATTCCGTTGGCCTTCCTGGCAACGGTCCCGGCGAGCCAGCTCACCCGCGGTCTCAACTTGATCCACGTCGGCATCGGGGTGGCATGGGCGCTCGGCGCGCTCCTCGCTTCTCGGCTGTTCTGGCTGTATGCGACAAGGAACTACGCTAGCGCGAGCAGCTAG